One genomic segment of Dehalogenimonas alkenigignens includes these proteins:
- a CDS encoding ATP-binding protein: MKDDNTLELLSEIARFEDSVDMDKDYRIGWGWRQVRIWPATLSRLFKDGYLENVFRSNSHTGYRLSEMGRSLLSAENAPPQTRQEPKPAETDSLFGDIIGHDGVKELLRASLLAEKPVHVLLTGPPALAKTLFLWDIERAGGEKAIWLVGSATSKAGLWDLVAEREPGILLIDEIDKMNSADTAALLTMMEGGRLVRAKRGRELNLSNPIRVIAASNRSEKLSPELRSRFAIRQLFPYGRAEYLTVVQGVLVRCEGLSAELAVEIAGRLDGLTQNVRDAIRVARLAPQLGVEKAIKLLLEGGTK; this comes from the coding sequence ATGAAGGACGACAACACCCTGGAGTTGCTTTCGGAGATCGCACGGTTTGAAGACTCGGTCGACATGGACAAGGACTACCGCATCGGCTGGGGCTGGCGGCAGGTCCGCATCTGGCCAGCGACGCTCTCCCGGCTTTTCAAGGACGGCTACCTCGAAAACGTCTTCCGCTCCAACTCCCATACCGGTTACCGGTTGAGCGAAATGGGCAGAAGCCTTCTTTCAGCCGAAAACGCACCGCCCCAGACGCGCCAGGAGCCAAAACCAGCCGAGACCGACTCTCTTTTCGGGGACATCATCGGCCATGACGGCGTAAAAGAGCTTCTGAGGGCCTCGCTCCTTGCCGAAAAGCCGGTGCACGTGCTCCTCACCGGTCCGCCGGCGCTGGCCAAGACGCTGTTTCTGTGGGACATCGAAAGGGCGGGCGGCGAGAAAGCCATCTGGCTAGTGGGATCAGCCACTTCGAAGGCCGGGCTATGGGACCTGGTGGCCGAGCGGGAGCCGGGGATTCTTCTTATTGATGAGATCGACAAGATGAACTCCGCCGACACCGCGGCGCTTCTCACTATGATGGAAGGCGGGCGATTGGTGCGAGCCAAAAGAGGCCGTGAGCTCAACCTGAGTAATCCCATTCGAGTGATTGCCGCATCCAACAGAAGCGAAAAACTGTCGCCGGAGCTGAGGTCGCGGTTTGCCATCCGGCAGCTCTTTCCTTACGGCCGGGCGGAATATCTCACTGTGGTACAGGGCGTGCTGGTGCGATGCGAAGGCTTAAGTGCCGAGCTTGCCGTAGAGATCGCCGGCCGCCTAGACGGCCTCACCCAGAACGTCCGAGATGCCATAAGGGTAGCGCGCCTCGCCCCTCAACTCGGCGTAGAAAAGGCAATCAAATTACTTTTGGAAGGAGGAACAAAATGA
- a CDS encoding J domain-containing protein translates to MRSFLVVIMEERFNRIKRMQQNLAYELQAFMADLFTNAADPAVIIGFAQRLGMDISAAERVVPPPQPAFDPYRILGCDRSMPQEQVRRRYLDLLRKLHPDTAGIKGTEYLTQMVTEAFKKISAERRW, encoded by the coding sequence ATGCGGTCATTTCTGGTGGTAATCATGGAAGAGCGTTTCAACCGTATCAAACGGATGCAGCAGAACCTGGCGTACGAGCTTCAGGCTTTCATGGCTGACCTCTTTACCAATGCCGCGGACCCGGCCGTCATCATCGGTTTCGCCCAGAGGCTCGGGATGGACATTTCGGCGGCTGAAAGAGTTGTGCCGCCCCCTCAGCCGGCTTTCGACCCCTACCGCATTCTCGGTTGCGACCGGTCTATGCCGCAAGAGCAGGTGAGGCGGCGTTATCTCGATCTTCTGCGGAAGCTCCATCCAGACACCGCCGGCATCAAGGGTACCGAGTATCTGACGCAAATGGTAACGGAGGCCTTCAAGAAAATCTCCGCCGAAAGGAGGTGGTAG
- a CDS encoding DUF3854 domain-containing protein, with protein sequence MAMKDMSGEKTASGGVFSEAVPELLESHLKHLLEETGLDLDIIRERKYRSIVCKAELGRFGFAPAQQRVPGLLIPLWGVDGQPAGYQFRSDNPRTNNQGKAVKYELPAGSSNRLDCPPRCQKALGNPKVPLWITEGSKKADALAGRGACAISVTGVWGFKGKNEFGGVTLLADWDHIALKDRQVYLAFDSDIATKEPVKKALSHIAEHLRRKDASLHIVQLPQLEGQQKTGIDDYLLKHSLADAEKLVGEFKLEEEDKEHYVSGFVLRDGTVGEMVVDEDERYFMVSVNGAVRKAYQHETPKVTYLPTQDMLVGHVVHFAPTAAPYDSQARLFSEIQRFIHYYLELPSDFEEIASLYVLLSWVYEFAPSIPYLRVIGDWGTGKTRFLQVVGSICFRPMFASGATTPSPIFRILEQFRGTLVLDEADFKDSTAWAEMVKLLNNGYRPGMPVLRADKENGKWFPRGYQVFGPKLLSTRFPFADEALESRCLTSEMMPLSRDDIPRVLPASFDKEVGILRSKLLTFRLHNLCRLRGKTFGNELLEPNLQPRLQEILIPMKAMLNGDHAMAEALGSFVHRLQESLYARRRESDAGRVLSAMIELVGEGGELTSRSIATRANRLDEEASELTAERVGHLTKRLGFAKDRVGKGRQRLIRWEPERAQRIASMYGMKQDIPVSPEKPSAPSEPSASDTNSADGFEDGFSNRPPAEAKSPDLADGLAESPTNRPPSSKAKLNREADSADGSDGLGGYKRGIDIDDGQEESSMRVK encoded by the coding sequence ATGGCCATGAAAGACATGAGCGGCGAAAAGACCGCTAGCGGAGGCGTGTTCTCCGAGGCCGTGCCGGAGCTTCTGGAAAGTCACCTGAAGCATCTTCTGGAAGAAACCGGCCTCGACCTCGACATCATCCGGGAGCGGAAATACCGGAGCATCGTGTGCAAAGCCGAGCTGGGGAGGTTCGGCTTTGCACCGGCTCAGCAGCGCGTGCCAGGTCTTTTGATTCCCTTATGGGGCGTCGATGGGCAGCCGGCCGGCTACCAGTTCAGGTCCGATAACCCTCGCACCAATAATCAGGGCAAAGCGGTGAAGTACGAACTGCCGGCCGGTTCGTCAAACCGGCTCGACTGCCCGCCGCGCTGCCAGAAGGCCCTCGGCAACCCCAAGGTCCCCCTCTGGATCACCGAAGGCTCAAAGAAAGCCGATGCCCTCGCTGGCCGCGGTGCCTGCGCCATATCGGTCACCGGCGTCTGGGGCTTCAAGGGCAAGAACGAGTTCGGCGGCGTCACGCTCCTGGCTGACTGGGATCACATCGCCCTGAAGGACCGGCAGGTATATCTGGCCTTCGATTCCGACATCGCGACAAAGGAGCCGGTGAAAAAGGCATTGTCGCACATCGCCGAACACCTCCGGCGCAAGGATGCGAGCCTTCACATCGTCCAGTTGCCCCAACTGGAAGGCCAGCAAAAAACTGGGATCGACGACTACCTGCTCAAGCATTCCCTCGCCGATGCCGAAAAGCTCGTCGGGGAGTTTAAGCTGGAAGAAGAAGACAAGGAGCACTATGTCTCCGGCTTCGTCCTCCGCGACGGCACGGTCGGCGAGATGGTGGTCGATGAGGATGAGCGATACTTCATGGTTTCGGTGAACGGCGCCGTCAGAAAGGCTTACCAACACGAGACGCCGAAGGTGACTTACCTGCCGACCCAGGACATGCTGGTCGGCCACGTGGTGCATTTTGCCCCAACGGCCGCGCCATACGATTCGCAGGCTCGACTTTTCAGCGAAATCCAAAGGTTCATTCATTACTACCTGGAGCTCCCATCCGACTTCGAGGAGATTGCCTCTCTGTATGTCCTATTAAGCTGGGTGTACGAGTTCGCCCCGTCGATTCCGTATCTTCGGGTGATCGGCGACTGGGGCACCGGCAAGACGCGCTTTCTGCAGGTGGTCGGCAGCATTTGTTTCCGGCCGATGTTCGCCTCCGGGGCCACCACGCCGTCGCCGATCTTTCGCATCCTGGAGCAGTTCCGGGGGACGCTTGTCCTGGATGAGGCCGATTTCAAAGATTCGACCGCCTGGGCGGAGATGGTCAAACTTCTAAACAACGGCTATCGGCCGGGCATGCCGGTCTTACGGGCCGACAAGGAAAACGGCAAATGGTTTCCCCGGGGCTACCAGGTATTCGGCCCGAAACTTTTGTCGACAAGATTTCCTTTTGCCGACGAAGCTCTGGAGAGCCGCTGCCTCACCTCCGAGATGATGCCGCTTTCCCGCGACGACATTCCCCGGGTGCTTCCGGCATCTTTCGACAAAGAGGTCGGGATCCTGCGCTCAAAGCTCTTGACCTTTCGTCTTCACAATCTTTGCCGCCTCAGGGGCAAGACCTTCGGCAACGAACTGCTCGAACCGAATCTTCAACCGCGCCTTCAGGAGATACTCATTCCCATGAAGGCCATGCTTAACGGCGATCACGCCATGGCCGAGGCGCTGGGCAGCTTCGTTCACCGGCTGCAGGAATCACTCTATGCCAGGCGCCGGGAGAGCGATGCCGGACGGGTGCTTTCGGCCATGATCGAGCTCGTTGGAGAGGGCGGCGAGCTAACATCGAGGAGCATCGCCACGCGGGCTAACCGGCTCGATGAAGAGGCGTCCGAGCTGACGGCGGAGCGGGTGGGTCATCTGACCAAGAGACTCGGCTTTGCCAAGGATCGGGTCGGTAAAGGCCGCCAGAGGCTGATCCGCTGGGAGCCTGAGCGGGCTCAAAGGATCGCCTCGATGTACGGCATGAAACAGGATATCCCCGTATCCCCTGAAAAACCGTCCGCTCCGTCCGAACCGTCCGCTTCAGATACAAATTCGGCGGACGGTTTTGAAGACGGTTTTTCAAACCGTCCGCCGGCTGAAGCTAAATCCCCTGATTTGGCGGACGGTTTGGCCGAGAGCCCTACAAACCGTCCGCCAAGCTCCAAAGCTAAGCTCAATCGTGAGGCGGACAGTGCGGACGGTTCGGACGGTTTGGGCGGGTATAAGAGGGGCATCGATATTGATGATGGACAAGAAGAGTCTTCGATGAGGGTGAAATGA
- a CDS encoding helix-turn-helix domain-containing protein, protein MFKVVLNKPYMEKAMLRHNLSRKLLAKKIGITSSYLCRILSGKQAPTAAVRQQLLDYFKGSSFDDLFTIQENGAGDDD, encoded by the coding sequence ATGTTCAAGGTGGTGCTGAACAAGCCCTACATGGAAAAAGCGATGTTGCGTCACAACCTCTCGCGCAAGCTCCTGGCCAAGAAGATCGGGATTACGTCGAGTTACCTATGCCGAATTCTGAGCGGCAAGCAGGCCCCGACAGCCGCGGTACGCCAGCAACTGCTCGACTACTTCAAAGGCAGCTCGTTCGACGACCTGTTCACCATCCAGGAAAACGGGGCTGGCGATGACGATTGA
- a CDS encoding helix-turn-helix domain-containing protein: MPDFGGYIRQLRQKQRLSLRDVAQKTGISYSYLAQIEQGRRNPPGPDFMKRLAPVYQVTLRDLLKAAGYLEEADASLSDEQEVEMAFNYVMNDPRYQSGTRMTGELTTDVKRFIVEMYEKATGKKLLPGRSA, translated from the coding sequence ATGCCAGATTTCGGCGGATATATCAGACAGTTGCGCCAGAAGCAGCGGTTATCACTTCGGGACGTCGCCCAGAAGACCGGCATCTCTTACTCGTACCTCGCCCAGATCGAGCAAGGCCGGAGAAACCCGCCCGGGCCTGATTTCATGAAGCGCCTGGCGCCGGTCTACCAGGTGACCCTGAGAGACCTTCTCAAGGCCGCCGGTTATCTTGAAGAGGCCGACGCCAGTCTCAGCGACGAACAGGAAGTGGAGATGGCCTTTAACTATGTCATGAACGACCCGCGATACCAGTCCGGCACCCGCATGACCGGGGAGTTGACGACGGACGTAAAGCGTTTCATCGTCGAAATGTACGAGAAGGCCACCGGGAAGAAACTGCTGCCAGGGCGCAGCGCGTGA